CTATCTTCATCTAATACAGCTTCCTTTTCAACTATAGATGCCAAATTTACTACTTTTTGCAGTGTCATATTTAACTCTTTTTGTCTTTTCTTTAATTTATCATTATATACATTATCAAACGCAGATAACATTTCTATTAGTATTTCTTTTTCAGAAAGTTTTTCTGTAAAGTAATAGGTTCCTGGATATAAAAAACCTTCTAATGAAACAATATCATTTTGTTCTAAATATTTAAAGTCATCATAAAATTCTTGTGGTTTTATTATTAAACTTTCATAAGTTATTTTATTTCCAAGTTTTTTATTAACCAACATAGTTATAATTTCTTTAGACGTAGATCCTTCAGGAATAGTTACTTTTATTCCATCTTGATATATTTTACCAGATATAAGTAAGTTAATAATATCGTTATTTGAATAAGACTGATTTATTAAATACTTACCTGCTTTCATTTTTGGTGAACTATTGCTTACTTTAGCTACAATTTTAAATAAAGTTTTATTCTTTATTAATTGATTTTCATATAATATTTGTGCAATTGTACTTGTACTCGAACCCTGTGGTATATCGATTACTATATCTTTTTTATTATTTTTATCATACGGACCTATTTGTATAAATATGAACACACCTATTAAAATTAATATTATAGCAGAGGATATTATTGTAAATTTCCACTTGTTTTGATTAAAATCCATAGGATTATCTACTCCTTGTACATATTTATATCCTTTATATTATAAATCTAAGCATAAAAATTTTCAATAAAATTGTCGAATAAATTTATTATGTACTATAAATTATTTAGATCTATAATTATTTATTTTGATATAAATATTATTTTATTTTTGAACTTTTATAATTTTTTAATCTACAATAGTTGATTTAAGTAAATTTAACTATTATAAATATTTTAAAATAAAAAAGTCTAACGTTATTTTTTACACGTTAGACTTTTTATAATCATTTTTTTAGAATTTTTTTATTTCATCCTTAGTTACAACCCCATAAACTAATTTTTTAGGTTCTACTTTCTCGTTAACAATCTTATATGCGGCTATAAATCTTTCTTTAGCTTGCTGTAATTTTTCTTCTTTATTTAAATGCATATATGCTAATATGTCACCTTCATTTACATAATCTCCAACTTTTTTAGTAAGTATTATACCAGCTGATAAATCTAATATATCTTCTTTAGTTTCTCTACCTGCTCCTAATATCATCGCTGATACTCCCACTTCTTCAGCTTCTATCTTACTTATATAACCACTCTTTGGTGATTTTATTTCCACTATTTTAGATGCAGTCGGTAATAAAGAGTAATCATCAACTATATTCTTGTCTCCACCTTGATTTTCTATAAATACTTTTAATTTTTCTAATGCCTTTCCTGAACTTATAGCTTCTCTAATTTTTTCTATACCCTCATCAAAATCCTTTGCCACTTTAGCTAAAACTAACATATATGCTCCTAATGTTTCACATAACATAACAAAATCTTTTGGACCATTTCCTTTTAATGTCTCTATTGCTTCTATTACTTCTAATGAATTTCCTACTGCAAATCCTAACGGTTCATCCATATCAGTTATCATACCTATAGTTTCTCTGTTCATTCCACAACCTATATCAACCATTGCTTTAGCTAATTCAAATGAATCATCTAAAGTTTTCATAAATGCACCATCACCAGTTTTAACATCTAGTAATATAGCATTAGCCCCTGATGCTAATTTTTTACACATTATACTTGCTGCTATAAGAGATATATTATCAACAGTTGCTGTTACATCTCTTAATGCATACATTTTTTTATCAGCTACAGCTATTGATGCTGTTTGACCACATACAGCAATTTTATGTTCATTTACAGAATCTATAAACTTTTTCGCTTCCATTTCTATAGAAAAACCTGGAATTGCTTCTAATTTATCTAATGTTCCACCAGTATGCCCTAATCCTCTACCAGACATCTTTGCTACAGGAGCTCCACAGGCAGCTACAAGAGGCGCTAATGCAATAGTTGTCTTATCTCCCACTCCTCCAGTACTATGCTTGTCTACTTTTATTCCTTCTATATCTGATAAATCTATTACATCACCAGACTTCATCATAGCCTCTGTAAGGTATACTGTTTCTTGCTTATTCATCTTATTTAAATATATAGCCATTAACAACGCAGAGGCTTGATAATCAGGTATTTCTCCCTTTGAATATTTTTCAACAAAAAAATCAATTTCAGCTTTAGTTAATTCTTGACTATCTCTTTTTTTCTTTATTATATCGTAAATTCTCATGACTTTACTCCTTAGTATTTTTATAATTTTTTAACTTTAATAAGCTTAATACTAATTTATCTATTAATATTAAGCCTTATTAAAGTTATTTCTATCAATTATATTTATTATATCTGTATTTCAATGTAATTATATGTTTTCAACTACACTTTTTACTAAACTTAAAAATTCACTTTTAACTTTTTGAGTAGTTTCTATAACTTCTTCATGATCAAGTGGTTGATCTAATATACCAGCTGCCATGTTTGTTATACAAGATATACCTACAACATTCATACCTGAGTGAGATGCTACTATAACTTCTGGAGCTGTTGACATACCAACTGCATCAGCACCTAAAATTTGAGCCATTCTAACTTCTGCTGGAGTCTCATATGTAGGACCACTAAAGAATGCATATACACCTTCTTGTATAGTCATATTTAATTTTTCTGCACAATCTTTTACTAAATCAACATATTTTTGCTTATATGCAGTTGACATATCTGGGAATCTTGGCCCAAATCTTTCATCATTAGATCCCATTAACGGATTATTTCCACTTAAATTTATATGGTCTTTTATAACCATTAAATCTCCTGGTTTAAATTCTTTATTTGCACCACCTGCTGCATTTGTTACAACTATTGTATCAACACCTAAAGCTTTCATAACTCTTACTGGGAATGTTATTTCTTGTTGAGAATATCCTTCGTAATAGTGGAATCTACCTTGCATAGCTACAACTTCTTTACCTTGTAAAGTTCCTATTACTAGTTGTCCTGCATGTCCTTCTACTGTTGATACTGGGAAGTTTGGTATGTCATTATATTTTATTTTAACAGGATTTTGTATTTCATCCCCTAATACACCTAATCCTGATCCTAATATTAACCCTATTTTAGGTTCTATATTACTTTTACCTTTTATAAATTCTGCACTTTCTTTTACTTTATCAAACATATTTTTCATTAGTTTTTCCTCCTATGCTATTTAACTATTTCTGTCTTAAAACTTTTTCCATGTTTAGGCATTTTTACATTTAATATATCAGCAACAGTTGCCCCTATATCAGCAAAGCTATCTCTTATTCCTAAATTTAGACCTTCTTTTACATCTTTTCCATATACAATAACAGGTATGTACTCTCTAGTATGATCTGTTCCCTTATATGTTGGATCGTTACCATGATCTGCATTTATTATAAGTATATCTTCATCTCTCATGTTCTCAATTATTTCAGGTATTCTTAAATCAAACTCTTCTAAAGCTTTTTTATAACCTAGCGTATCTCTTCTATGACCATATTTTGAGTCAAAATCTACTAAGTTAGCAAATATTAATCCTTTATTATCTTGTTTCATATAATTTATAGTTTGGTCTACACCATCCATATTATCATGAGTATGTATTGCTTCTGTAATTCCTTGTCCATTAAATATGTCTTCTATCTTACCTACACCTATAACATCTAAGTTTGATTCTTTTATATTGTTTAATACTGTTGGTTCAAATGGGTCTAAAGAATAATCTCTTCTATTAGAAGTTCTGCTAAAAGAGCCTACCTTCTCACCTATATAAGGTCTTGCTATTATTCTAGCAACAGCATTATCTCCCATCATTATTTCTCTAGCTATTTCACACATTTTATATAATTCCTCTAAAGGTATTATCTCTTCATGTGCAGCTATTTGGAATACACTATCTGCTGATGTATAAACTATAACATCACCAGTTTTCATTTGATGTTCTCCATACTCATCTAATATAGCTGTACCTGATGCAGGTTTATTTCCTACAACTTTTCTACCTGTCTTAGATTCAAATTCATCTATTATTTCTTTCGGGAATCCATTTTCAAATGTTTTAAATGGTGTTTCAACTAATACACCAGTCATTTCCCAATGTCCAGTAGTTGTGTCTTTACCTTGCGATAATTCACTACATTTTCCAAAAGTACCTATTGGAGCTTTAGTTCCTTCTATAAAGTCTGCTCCTTCTATGTTTCCAATACCTAAATTAACTAAATTAGGTATTTTTATGTCAGGATAAGTTTTTACTATATTTCCTAGAGTATTTACATTAGTATCTCCAAATTTTTCTGAATCAGGTAAAGCCCCGATTCCAACACTATCAATTACAATCCATATGACTCTTCTCATAGTTTGTCCTCCTTATTATTTGTCTACTTTCTAGGATGCTTTTCTTTTATTTCTCTTCTCATATTTTTATTTATATGATTTAAGTATGACTGTAAACTAGCTAAGTTTGCATTACCTAATATTTTACTAACTACAGCTATATTTGCCCCTTCATTTAATAGATGAATAGCAAATGAGTGTCTAAGCATACTTGGGTTTATGTTTTTATCTATGTTAGCTAAGCTAGCATGTTTTTTTATTAGCTTCCATAAGCCTTGTCTAGTAAACCTTTGCCCTAGAGAGCTTACAAAAAGTGCATTTTCACCTTCAACAGCTAACTCAGTTCTTGACTCTTTTATATATTTTTCTAAGTATAATCGTGTAATATCAGAAAGAGGAATAATTCTTTGATTTTTGTTGCTACTACAATATATATAGTCTAACTCTAAGTCTACATTATCTAAATTCATTTCTACAAGCTCTGAAACTTTGATTCCTGTACCATATAAGATTTCAAATATAGCTTTATCTCTAATTTGCTTAGGTGTATTTAATTTAGGAAATTTTAATAAAGCCTCCACTTCTTCCTCTGTTAATATATCTAAATCATTTTTTTCTATTTTTGGCTTTTTTATTTCTTTAGCTGGATTATTATTGCTCATATGGTTTAAAAATAAGTAATCATGAAAAGATTTAATAGAAGATATCATTCTAGATATTGTAGCTACTGATATATTATCTTTTTCAAGCTTTATCAAGTAACTAATAATATCATTTTCGACCACGTCATCTATATTTATATTTTTTAAAAATAAATACTCGGTGTATTTTTTTATATCTATAAAATATGATGAAACAGTATTTTGTGATAACTTCTTTTTATCCTTTAAATAACTTATATATTCCTTTACAACTTCCATAGTAAACTCCTTTATCTGACTAGGAACTTAATAACACCTATACTTAGCATATTTAATATTGATTGTAAGCCAACAGTTATAGCTAGTACAATTACTGCATTTAATGCATATCTTTGACATAAAAATAGTATATTCTCTCTTTTTCCTTTTTTCAACTCATAAATAATTTCTTTAAAATAATTTAATGAAATTAAAGTTAGTATAATTGCACCTGGTATGATTATTAAATTTTTGAATAATATTATGAGTATCATTTTTATAGACTTAACTTTTAATGCTAATATAGTACTATTTATAGTATATCCTATTGATAGACCTTTTAGCATAAATATTATTAATACTATCGGAAAAGTTATTACTAATAATGTACATATACCAATAGATGCCATAAACATTGTATCCGATTTTAAGTTTGATATTACAGCTTCTTTTAATCCACCTTTAGTACTATAATACTCGACAGCTGGATTAACATTTTCTATTATACTAGTTTGAGAACTTGGCCACATTTTATTTAAATATGTCCCAAGTATTATAAATGCTATAAATATAACTCCAATAATTATTATCTGTTTGTTTAGTTCTTTAAAATTATTTTTTCTATATGTTTTTCTCAAATTTATAACCTCCTCTTGTACCTTACAAATTATTATGTAAGAAAAGAGGAGGTTATTCCATTTATATTAATTCTTTTGCTAATAAAATTCCTATCGCAGTTTTAGCATCTTCTATTTCATTTCTTGCAATCATGCTCTGTACTTCCTCTAAGTCTATACTATACATTTCTAAACTTTCATCATCATCAAGTTTATTTTCTCCAGGCTTAAGACCTGTTGCCAAGTATATATAAATCTTTTGATTTGAGAATCCTGCAGAAGTATAAAACTTATGTATTAATCTTAGATTTTGAGCTTCATATCCTGTTTCTTCTTTTAGCTCTCTGATTGCACATTCTTTAGGATTTTCCCCAGGCTCAAGTTTTCCTGCTGGAATTTCCCAAATAACTTTTTCTATTGGTTTCCTAAACTGCTTGATTAATATAACCTCATTCTCCTCATTTATTGCAACTATTCCTACTGCACCACAATGTTCTACAATTTCTCTTTTTTGATAACCTTTGTTTTCAACTTCAACAGTATCTACTTTTACACTTATTACCTTTCCAGTGTATATTCGATCACTACTAATAGTCTTCTCTTCTACTACCATCACAAACCTCCGTTACATAATATGCTGCACTACTTGCTGCATCAAAGAACTCTTTATCTTGGTCATAGTTTCTTCCCATACTTCTAACTTTTAATCCAAAATAATCTAAGTCTTCTTTAGTACTGTCATTGTTTATGAATGTTATACTATGATTTTTTTCTAAATTATTATTATCTATTTGAGCTTTTATTAAATTTAATTTTTCATATTCATAATTAGTTATTGGAATATTTACATCTACATTAACAATATCCTTAAATACAGTTATACTGTGGTGTGATATACCTACATGTCTGTCCCTTTTATCAGAAAAACTAATCCTAGGTATTGCTATTGGATTCCCCTTAAGTTTTTTTATGGCATCTAAGATTGGACCTTGTTCTATGCCTGTAAATCCATATTTAGTACCTGTTCCTGCAATTCCAGGCCCCATACTAACAAATACACAATCAGCATCTAAAATTTCTTTAGCAGTTATTAATGCTGTATATATATTTATGCACTCATAATCGCCTCCAAAGGCATTTCCAATTGTTATTGTACTATCTATTAATCCTTTTGATTTTAAGGTATCTACATTTTTACTTAAATAAATTGGCAAAGCAGCCCCATCAGTCATTATATATACAAGTTTTTTATTTGGATTATTTTTTTTATAAGAAGCTACAAATGGCGTTAACATACTGTGAAGCGTACCAACAACTACAGGCATATTTTCTAAACTTTCAAATCCATCTATTTGTTCATGATACACACTTTCTTGCTCTTCAACTGAATCTACCTTAACCTGAAAAGGAGTATACCTTAGTTTCATTATATGACCACCTTCAGTTAAGTTTGATTCAAGATTATTTAAGTTAGCTATTACAAAGTGATAGCCTCCTGTTCCTAGACTTAACTCAACAGCAGTTGTATTTAAAACTACCTCATCTCCCACATTTATTTTTCCAGTCATTTTTGTATAATTGTAAGCTCTTTGTATTTCTCCATTTAAACTAACTCTTATATCATCTAAACCATTACTTTGGTCTACTATTGATTCTACAGTTCCTACTCTTTTACTTATCATAGGCTTACCTTCCTAACTTATCTATAAAATTCAAGAATTTATTCTTTTCTATTATTTTTGTTAACGAATACTTTTCTGTTAATATATGAATAAGGATTAAAAATACTAACCATCCTATTCTAATTTTCATTGAATATCCCATTATCACAAGCATACCTATAGATATACCTAATACATTAGAACCTGTATCACCCATCATAGCTCTAGCTTTTAAATCATAATTAAAGTATGCCAAAACATTCGGAACTATAAGTAATATCAATGATTTAACATAACCTGTTAAAGTTAAAAATAAAATAGTTGATATGCTTAAATACACTTTTATAGCTCTTCCTGGTCTTAAATCTAATAAGTTCATTAAATTAGTTGATAAAGCTATTATTAATGTATTTATAATTATATCGCCTATGTTTTTAGAAACTGCAATTGAAATAATTATACCTACAAATCCACCAAACAAAGCTTTGAATCCACCTGTAGTAAGACTTCCTTTTAATAAACTTTTAAAATGTCCTTTTA
Above is a genomic segment from Romboutsia lituseburensis containing:
- a CDS encoding glycosyl transferase — encoded protein: MESYILDIILLLTGLLGTYAIIPLFKNLLIESNVLRPNYKKDMIPVSMGIVFLPMIIINGIILAFFTEQDKNLLYLFMFIFGLISMFFAGVLDDIIGNRDVSGLKGHFKSLLKGSLTTGGFKALFGGFVGIIISIAVSKNIGDIIINTLIIALSTNLMNLLDLRPGRAIKVYLSISTILFLTLTGYVKSLILLIVPNVLAYFNYDLKARAMMGDTGSNVLGISIGMLVIMGYSMKIRIGWLVFLILIHILTEKYSLTKIIEKNKFLNFIDKLGR
- a CDS encoding stage II sporulation protein M, with the protein product MRKTYRKNNFKELNKQIIIIGVIFIAFIILGTYLNKMWPSSQTSIIENVNPAVEYYSTKGGLKEAVISNLKSDTMFMASIGICTLLVITFPIVLIIFMLKGLSIGYTINSTILALKVKSIKMILIILFKNLIIIPGAIILTLISLNYFKEIIYELKKGKRENILFLCQRYALNAVIVLAITVGLQSILNMLSIGVIKFLVR
- a CDS encoding purine-nucleoside phosphorylase; this encodes MKNMFDKVKESAEFIKGKSNIEPKIGLILGSGLGVLGDEIQNPVKIKYNDIPNFPVSTVEGHAGQLVIGTLQGKEVVAMQGRFHYYEGYSQQEITFPVRVMKALGVDTIVVTNAAGGANKEFKPGDLMVIKDHINLSGNNPLMGSNDERFGPRFPDMSTAYKQKYVDLVKDCAEKLNMTIQEGVYAFFSGPTYETPAEVRMAQILGADAVGMSTAPEVIVASHSGMNVVGISCITNMAAGILDQPLDHEEVIETTQKVKSEFLSLVKSVVENI
- a CDS encoding tyrosine-type recombinase/integrase; the protein is MEVVKEYISYLKDKKKLSQNTVSSYFIDIKKYTEYLFLKNINIDDVVENDIISYLIKLEKDNISVATISRMISSIKSFHDYLFLNHMSNNNPAKEIKKPKIEKNDLDILTEEEVEALLKFPKLNTPKQIRDKAIFEILYGTGIKVSELVEMNLDNVDLELDYIYCSSNKNQRIIPLSDITRLYLEKYIKESRTELAVEGENALFVSSLGQRFTRQGLWKLIKKHASLANIDKNINPSMLRHSFAIHLLNEGANIAVVSKILGNANLASLQSYLNHINKNMRREIKEKHPRK
- the mltG gene encoding endolytic transglycosylase MltG; amino-acid sequence: MDFNQNKWKFTIISSAIILILIGVFIFIQIGPYDKNNKKDIVIDIPQGSSTSTIAQILYENQLIKNKTLFKIVAKVSNSSPKMKAGKYLINQSYSNNDIINLLISGKIYQDGIKVTIPEGSTSKEIITMLVNKKLGNKITYESLIIKPQEFYDDFKYLEQNDIVSLEGFLYPGTYYFTEKLSEKEILIEMLSAFDNVYNDKLKKRQKELNMTLQKVVNLASIVEKEAVLDEDRPIIASVFYNRVEIGMPLQSDATIQYIFPQRKKIVTYDDLKIDSPYNSYKNKGLPPTPISNPGIKSIEATLYPEDTEYLYFVAKINGGNNYSVDYEEHLKFVKEYKDERDKLNQQKNNKINE
- a CDS encoding phosphopentomutase, with the protein product MRRVIWIVIDSVGIGALPDSEKFGDTNVNTLGNIVKTYPDIKIPNLVNLGIGNIEGADFIEGTKAPIGTFGKCSELSQGKDTTTGHWEMTGVLVETPFKTFENGFPKEIIDEFESKTGRKVVGNKPASGTAILDEYGEHQMKTGDVIVYTSADSVFQIAAHEEIIPLEELYKMCEIAREIMMGDNAVARIIARPYIGEKVGSFSRTSNRRDYSLDPFEPTVLNNIKESNLDVIGVGKIEDIFNGQGITEAIHTHDNMDGVDQTINYMKQDNKGLIFANLVDFDSKYGHRRDTLGYKKALEEFDLRIPEIIENMRDEDILIINADHGNDPTYKGTDHTREYIPVIVYGKDVKEGLNLGIRDSFADIGATVADILNVKMPKHGKSFKTEIVK
- a CDS encoding DUF3866 family protein, giving the protein MISKRVGTVESIVDQSNGLDDIRVSLNGEIQRAYNYTKMTGKINVGDEVVLNTTAVELSLGTGGYHFVIANLNNLESNLTEGGHIMKLRYTPFQVKVDSVEEQESVYHEQIDGFESLENMPVVVGTLHSMLTPFVASYKKNNPNKKLVYIMTDGAALPIYLSKNVDTLKSKGLIDSTITIGNAFGGDYECINIYTALITAKEILDADCVFVSMGPGIAGTGTKYGFTGIEQGPILDAIKKLKGNPIAIPRISFSDKRDRHVGISHHSITVFKDIVNVDVNIPITNYEYEKLNLIKAQIDNNNLEKNHSITFINNDSTKEDLDYFGLKVRSMGRNYDQDKEFFDAASSAAYYVTEVCDGSRREDY
- a CDS encoding pyrimidine-nucleoside phosphorylase; protein product: MRIYDIIKKKRDSQELTKAEIDFFVEKYSKGEIPDYQASALLMAIYLNKMNKQETVYLTEAMMKSGDVIDLSDIEGIKVDKHSTGGVGDKTTIALAPLVAACGAPVAKMSGRGLGHTGGTLDKLEAIPGFSIEMEAKKFIDSVNEHKIAVCGQTASIAVADKKMYALRDVTATVDNISLIAASIMCKKLASGANAILLDVKTGDGAFMKTLDDSFELAKAMVDIGCGMNRETIGMITDMDEPLGFAVGNSLEVIEAIETLKGNGPKDFVMLCETLGAYMLVLAKVAKDFDEGIEKIREAISSGKALEKLKVFIENQGGDKNIVDDYSLLPTASKIVEIKSPKSGYISKIEAEEVGVSAMILGAGRETKEDILDLSAGIILTKKVGDYVNEGDILAYMHLNKEEKLQQAKERFIAAYKIVNEKVEPKKLVYGVVTKDEIKKF
- a CDS encoding NUDIX hydrolase produces the protein MVVEEKTISSDRIYTGKVISVKVDTVEVENKGYQKREIVEHCGAVGIVAINEENEVILIKQFRKPIEKVIWEIPAGKLEPGENPKECAIRELKEETGYEAQNLRLIHKFYTSAGFSNQKIYIYLATGLKPGENKLDDDESLEMYSIDLEEVQSMIARNEIEDAKTAIGILLAKELI